A portion of the Bdellovibrio bacteriovorus genome contains these proteins:
- a CDS encoding TIGR02147 family protein: protein MTPNSNDMISGILREAFARRKKENKFFSFRLIAKKMDTSVSLISQIMNGKRSLTLEMIEDFSNVLDLDNDQYDELVKLIMNKKKVRASTGPLHLPDVKAPLTISTPVDWNAQPKQNFWVLQDWHYLAILDATYLADCDGTPAYFAKKLNLDLDVATEAIEEMLQDGLLEWKDGKLIKSANYNSFQSKANRADILSYHKSALKKSLEILETQSDEGQAEHRLVNSMTLTVPEDKVTWAKQQISQFLKAIAVELSQGPEEHVYQLSVQFVPLSVRE, encoded by the coding sequence ATGACGCCAAATAGTAATGACATGATTTCTGGAATTTTGCGTGAGGCCTTTGCTCGCAGAAAAAAAGAAAACAAATTCTTTTCTTTCCGTTTGATCGCCAAAAAAATGGATACCAGCGTTTCCTTGATTTCACAGATCATGAACGGAAAGCGCTCGCTGACCCTTGAAATGATCGAAGATTTTTCGAACGTTCTTGATTTAGACAATGATCAGTACGACGAACTGGTAAAGCTTATCATGAACAAAAAAAAGGTGCGTGCTTCCACGGGCCCCCTGCACCTTCCTGACGTGAAGGCACCCCTGACAATCTCAACACCCGTTGATTGGAATGCCCAACCCAAACAAAACTTTTGGGTTTTGCAAGACTGGCATTATCTTGCGATCTTAGATGCCACGTACCTGGCCGACTGCGATGGCACACCGGCGTATTTTGCAAAAAAATTAAACCTTGACCTGGATGTCGCCACTGAAGCCATCGAAGAAATGCTTCAGGATGGATTGCTTGAATGGAAGGACGGCAAGCTTATTAAGTCGGCCAATTATAATTCTTTTCAATCCAAAGCCAACCGTGCCGATATTTTGAGTTATCACAAAAGTGCTCTTAAAAAATCTCTAGAGATTTTAGAAACGCAATCAGACGAAGGCCAGGCTGAACACCGCCTCGTCAACTCGATGACCTTGACCGTCCCCGAAGACAAAGTCACCTGGGCTAAACAGCAGATTTCGCAGTTTCTAAAAGCGATTGCGGTAGAGCTTTCTCAAGGCCCTGAAGAGCACGTTTACCAATTGTCAGTGCAATTCGTTCCTTTGTCGGTGCGGGAATAA